The DNA segment TGCCGCCCCCGATAAAGCACAGCATCACAAAGTACTGCTTGGCATCGACGACGAATACTTCACCGCGATTGCTCCCGATCCCCTTCCCGAGCAGGTTCCGCAGTTGCTAAGCGAAGCCCAGTTGTTGGCAAAACGCTACCCACGCTAGGGACGCAAAATTTATTGGTGGCTTGATTTCGGTCTGTCCATGCTCTGGCGAGCGTCGCTGCGTGACTGCCGTCGTCACCGCCGCCAGACGGTGGTTCCCACGCGAAAACTGTCACCGATTGATTGCACAGCCTCTCCGCGAAAGAACGCCCCCTTAACGCTGTCTTCGCGGGGCGGAAGGCGACGGTCTTTCGACGCTCCCGATTAAAACGACGGCTCGTTAATCGTCTCGGTTGCCCCGGTCCACGGGCTCTCTTAATCACGGTACATTGGGTGCCAGCAGACTTACCTGTTAGAACCTATTAATATCGAGCCTTCAGTGATGACGACGGATAAGAAGTGGCCCATCGGCGTATTTGCGAGTGTGGATGCAGGACTTGGCGTGCAGTGGGATGTGATCCGCCAGCTAAAGGTCCCCACGATTCAGTTACATGCTCCAGCACCGGAGTCCCGGACGGCCGAAGTTGCCGAACGACTGCGAGGCCAGTTGGCTGAAATGGACGTCACGTTGACGGCCGTATTCGGTGGATTTGATGGCGAATCGTACGCCGATATTCCGACGGTCGAGCGAACCATTGGTCTGGTACCTGAGGAGACTCGCGCCGCGCGTCTAGCCGAGATGAAAGAAATCGCCGATTTCGCTGCCCTGTTGGAATGCCCCGTGGTCGCCTTGCACCTAGGTTTTGTGCCTCAGGAAATGGATGATCCGCGGATGCCGGGGATCATCGAAGTGACGCGCGATCTGTGTGACCACTGCGCCGCCCAAGGTCAGGCACTTCACCTGGAAACAGGGCAAGAAACCGCTGATGAATTGCTCGCTTTCTTGGCTGCCGTCGATCGCAAAAATTTGCATGTCAATTTCGATCCTGCCAACATGATTTTGTACGGCACGGGCGAACCGATTCCCGCGTTGAAAAAACTAGCACCTCATGTGAAAAGTGTTCACTGCAAAGACGGCACCTGGAGCGACCAGCCCGGCAAGACCTGGGGGGCCGAAGTGCCTCTTGGCGAAGGCGATGTGGATATGGCTTTGTACGTCAAGACTTTGGACGAAATCGGTTACGACGGGCCGCTGACCATCGAGCGAGAAATCCCGCAAGAACCCGAACGTCAGATCGCTGAAATCGGTAGTGCAGTCGAATTGCTGCGAAAGTTGACTAGCTAGCGTGATCGGAGAAGTGATCGCGATCGGCGACGAAATGACCACCGGAGCTCGTGTCGACACGAACTCCGCGTGGCTCAGTCAGCAGTTGGCTGCGGTCGGAGTCCGGACGTTTTTCCAGACCACCGTCGCCGATGATATCGAAGCCGGAGTTCAGGCGTTTCGTATCGCTGCCCAGCGAGCCGATATCGTGATCGCAACAGGCGGCCTGGGGCCGACACGCGATGATCTAACACGAGAAGTGCTGGCGATGTTGATGAATCAACCGCTGGAATTTCGGCCTGAAGTGATGGAGCATATTCAGACGCTCTTCTCACGCCGTGGACGCGAGATGCCTGAACGCAATCGCCTGCAGGCGATGTTCCCGGTCGGTGCGGATGTCGTGCCGAATCCCCAAGGGACCGCTCCCGGACTGGACCTGACTTTCCCGCGCGAAGGTTTGCCCCCTTCGCGTATCTTTGCACTTCCCGGCGTCCCTGCCGAGATGAAGCAGATGGTGCAGGCGACCGTCCTTCCGCGATTGGTGGCCAGTGGGTTGGCGGGCCAGCGAGTCATGCGCCAGCAGGTTGTCAAATGTTTCGGAGTCGGCGAGAGCGAGATGGAGTCTCGTCTGGGAAACATGATCGCACGGGACCGAACCCCTTCGGTCGGAATTACCGTCAGCCGTGCGACAATCTCGCTGCGGATCACGGCCGATGCCACGGATGATGCCCTGGCACTGCAGCAGATTATGGAAACTCGCCAGCAGATCTATCAATTGGTTCCTGAATTTATTTTCGGAGAAGGCGAAGGCTGTGAACTGCAGGATGCCGTGTCGGACGCGCTGGTCCACCGAGCCGAATCGCTGGCGGTGATCGAAGCCGGAGCCGCCGCACCATTGGCTGGCTGGCTGGCTGGCAAACCTGGCTTTCGAGCCGGCATTTACGTGCCCGAATTAAACGATTTGGAAAAACGCAAAGACGAGCCGCAGGAAGAAATCTTCGCGCGTATCGCAAGCGAGAACAAAGTCGACTGGCTCCTAGCCGTCGATGCGTATCCACAGCTTCCAGAAACCGATCAGCCTCTACCCGCATTTCCGCTAAGGGTGTTGATTTGGAAAGCCATCCCCAGCAGTGAATCCAAGGGAGAGCTGCAGGTATCCGAATTAGAACTAGGCGGCCATCCCGACATCGTGCAAGACCGAATCGCAAAGGCAGCACTAGATATCCTAAGAAAGCAGCTAAAAAGGAAAACCAAAGACAACTAATCCCAACCAAAACAATCCCCACCACCCCAACAATCCACACCACACCACACCACACCACCCACCTCCTCCACTCCCACCTCCTCCACTCCTCCACTCCTCCACTCCTCCACTCCTCCACTCCCTGTCTCCCTGTCTCCCTGTCTCCCTGTCTCCCCCCCTCCCCCCCTCCTAGGTCAACTTCCCCGTTTTTTGTTGCGATTTACCAAGGTGGCTCCTAATCTAGGTCTAGCACCCTGATTTCAAGCTGTTGGCTCGATGAGGCACCTTAATGAGTTCGAATGATTCCGAAGCGACCCCACGCTCCTTTAGCAAGAGTCAAGTTCTTGAGGGGTTGCTTGAATCGGTCGACGACCTGGTTTGGGCGGCGACGCCCGACTATCGCAAGCTCTTGTACATCAACCCCGCAGCAGCCGAGATCTACGGCGTCCCTTTGGACGAAATGAAGCGGAGCCCTAAGACGTTAGTGGATGCCATCCATGAAGAGGATCGGGCGCTGGCGGATCAGCGGATGAGCCAGTTGGCAGAATCTGGTTGGGCGACCGCTGAATACCGCATCGTCCGCCCTGACGGAAGTGTCCGCTGGGTCCGCGAGCGATTGCAGATGGTGATGGAAGCAACTGGACAGCCTCACCATATTCGCGGAGTCGCTCAAGACATTACATCGGAGCGTTCCGCTGCGGTGGCGCTGCAGAATGCGGACGCCGCCTATCGGGCGCTTGTCGATAGCCTGCCAATCAGTGTGACTCGCAAAGACTGCGACGGTCGCATCCAGTTTGCGAACGAAAGGTTTTGCAAAGGCTGCAGTCGGACGCTGGAAGACTTGCTGGGTAAAACCGATTTTGATTTGTTCCCCGCGCATCTTGCCAAGAAGTATCGCGCCGACGATCAGTTGGTGCTGGAAGCCGGGCAGGTCTACCATTCGATCGAGGAGAACACGGTCGACGATAATGTGACCTATGTCGAAGTGTTTAAGGCTCCGATGCGTGACCGGAATGGTCAGATCGTCGGCGTGCAGATCATGTACTGGGATGTCACCGAGCAAAAGAAATCCGAAGCCGAAGCGCAGTACCAAAAATTTCTGCTCGACACGCTTTTGCAGCACGTCCCCGACGCGATCTATTTTAAGGACGCTCACAGTCGCTTCATCCGGCTCAGCGATAGCATGCTCGGCAAACTGGGGGTCGAGTCGACGCAGCAGGCAATCGGAAAATCGGACGCTGATTTCTTTTCGCGCCCCCATGCTCAGGAAGCGTTAAGCGATGAACGCCAGGTGATGGCGACCGGCGAACCAGTGGTGGGCAAGCTGGAATGCGAAACCTACGAGGACAAAGAGGAGACTTGGTGCTCGTCGACAAAGCTTCCTCTGCGAGACCTGCATGGCCAAGTGATCGGTACCTTTGGAATATCCAGAGATGTTACGCAGCAGATGAAAGCCGAGCAGGAATTGGCTCGTGAGCGGGATCTGTTGCGGACGATTATCAACCTGCTGCCCGATTTGATCTTCGTGAAAGATCGCGTCGGACGGTTTGTGATCGTCAACGAAGCCCATCGCAAATTAATGGGACTAGAAACCGCCGAGGAATTGGTCGGTAAATCCGATTTCGATTTCATGCCGTTGGAATTGGTTTGTAATTATGTGGCCGATGACCAGCAGGTGATGCGCACCGGCCAGCCGATGGTCGGTCATGAAGAAGTCGCCCAGTCGCACGATGGATCTGAAATCTGGCTGCTCACTTCCAAGGTCCCGCTGCGAGATTCTGAAGGAGAGATCATCGGCTTGGTTGGTATCGGGCACGATATCACGGAAATGAAAAAGGCAGGTCAGGAATTGCTCGCGGCCAAAGATACCGCGGACGCCGCGAACCGCGCAAAGAGCGATTTCCTGGCGAATATGAGCCACGAAATTCGGACGCCGATGAACGCGATTATCGGGATGACCGAATTACTGCTTGATACCGATATCGACGATAGCCAGCGAGAATACCTCGTGATGGTTCAGGCTTCGGGAGAATCGCTTCTTTCGATCATCAACGACATCCTCGATTTCTCTAAGATCGAAGCAGGCAAGCTGGAATTGGATGTCTCCGAATTTGATCTTCGCGAAGGTCTGGGGGATACGATGAAAGCCCTCGCCCTGCGGGCTCATGCCAAAGAACTGGAGCTTGCGTTTCGGATCGACCCCAATGTTCCTCAGAAGCTGGTGGGCGACGGAGGCCGGTTGCGGCAGGTGATTGTCAACTTGGTCGGGAACGCCGTGAAGTTCACTCAGCACGGAGAGGTGGTGGTCGACGTTAACGCCGTCGAACGCTCCGATGAAACGGTCAAACTTCAGGTCTGCGTGCGCGACACCGGAATCGGGATCCCGCTGGAACAGCAGAAAAGGATCTTTCAAGAATTTGAACAGGCCGACACCTCGACCACGCGGCGGTTTGGTGGAACCGGTTTGGGGCTGGCCATTTCTTCGCGGCTGATCCATATCATGGGCGGCGATCTTTGGCTGGAAAGCGAACCAAACGTTGGCAGCCAGTTCTTCTTTACCGTTACGCTTGAACGAGCCAGTAACGGGGGTGCACCTTATGACGATATGGTCGTCGTTGGGGGGACTCAGGTCCTGATCGTCGACGACAATAAAACAAATCGTCAGATCCTCTGCGAGATGCTGAAGAACTGGGGCATGCGTCCTCAGGCGTACGAACGTCCCGAAGAAGGGTTGGAAGCCTTGCAAGCTTGCCACGCAGAAGGGAAACCTTTTGGGCTGATTCTTAGCGATGTGCAAATGCCCGACGTCGATGGATTCGAATTCGCTCAGTGGGTCCGAAATTCCGAAGACGTTAAGCACACGCCGATCATCATGTTGACCTCCGGCGGGCGAAATGGAGACGCCGAGCGACGCTCGAATCTGAAAATCGCCGATCGATTGATGAAGCCGGTAAAACAGTCCGAATTGTTCGATTCCATCGTGCGAGTCCTGGGAGTCACCGCTCCGGAGAAAGAGAACGCAAGAGACGAAAACGTATCCGCTTCCGGCTATGATTTTGGCACGCTGCGAGTGCTGCTGGCCGAAGACAATTTGGTGAATCAGAAACTTGCCGTCGGAGTCTTAAAGAAGAATGGCCATGTGGTCACGGTCGTCAACAATGGGCAGGAAGCGATCGACCAGTTGGAGGAAGGGAGCTACGATTTAGTCCTGATGGATGTTCAGATGCCAGTCTTGGATGGCCTCTCGGCGACTCGCGAAATTCGTGAATCGGAGAAGCACACCGGCAGGCACATTCCAATCATCGCGATGACCGCTCACGCGTTAAAAGGTGACCGCGAGAAGTGTTTAGAATCGGGGATGGATGAATACATCGCCAAACCGATCCGAGTCTCGGTGATGATGGACAAGTTCCAAGTCGTGCTGGGGTCAGCGAACCGAACGGATGACCCGAATGATGGAAGCGAAAGCGGCGAGGAACAGTCCTCGGAACGCCCCGCAGAACCGGTTCCCTCGGTCGCGATTGCTGCCGTTGACGAAGCGAAGTTGGCGGAGCCTGCTGCAAGCCCTACAGTGCAGGCTGATTCAAACGTTCAAAGCCCAGAGGATGATTCGCACGCCATGTCGATTGCAGAGGATGCCGCACGCCTGTTTCCCGAAGAGCCCGTGATCGACTGGGTCAAAGCGACTGCGATCGTAGGGGGAGACCCCGATCTGTTGAACGAGATTTTGGCCGTTTACTTGAAAGAGAAAAACAGTCTTCTCGTGACGATCGATAATTCGCTTTTGGCGAACGATCATGATACGCTTTTCCGAGCCGCTCACACCTTAAAGGGGGCCTCGGCCGCAGTCGGGGCCGCCGGCGCCGTCGAAGCGGCCAAGCGATTGGAGCTAGCCGCACGTGACGGGCAAACGGATGGTTTGAAAGAGATGCATGATCAACTGTTAGTTGAAGTCGCATCGGTCCAGCGAGAAATCGAGCGGCATCAAGCAGCTCAAGATCAAAAGTAACCTTGTCGCACTCTCAACGACGTGAAAGCGAAAGACTCTCCAATGGTGTTTGTGAACCGATTACTCGCCGCCTTATGCCTGACCGCTGCCCTGCTCTCCCCTGCCTCCGCCGAACCGCCCATCGAAGAAGGCTTTACGCCCCTCTTCAACGGGACGGACACCAAGGGTTGGCATGGGAGCGAGGAATGGTTCCGGATCGAAGACCAGCAGATCATCGCGGGGAGTCTGGATCGCCCGATTCCAAGAAATGAGTTCCTTCGGACCGACAAAGAGTACAAGGACTTCGAGCTCCGGTTGCAGTTTCAGTTAACGGGAGAGAAAGCAAACGCCGGAGTCCAATTCAGGACCGAAGAGATTCCCGATCATCACGAAGTCCGAGGCTATCAAGCCGATTTAGGGCCGGGATGGTATGGCTGTTTGTACGACGAATCGAGACGCAGAAAGGTCTTGGCCGGTCCCGAAGCCGACAAGCGGGACAAAATCATTCGAGCCAACGAATGGAACGACTACCGGATCCGCTGTGAAGGAAACCGGATCCGATTGTGGATCAACGGAGAAAAGACCGTCGACTACAAGGAAACCGACGACACGATCCCGCAAACAGGCATCATCGCCGTCCAGGTCCACTCCGGACCACCCATGGAAGCTAGGTACCGCAATCTAAGAATCAAAGAACTAAAATAATCAGGGGTTGGATTTTAGAAACCGTACGGTAGAATCAGCCCCAAGCCATCCTCCAAAAGAGGGTTTGGCAAATCCAAAGCACCTATAGCTCAGTTGGTAGAGCAGCGGACTCTTAATCCGCGGGTCGTAGGTTCGAGCCCTACTGGGTGTACTAAGAAAAAAGCCTAGTCAACCGTGATTTGACTAGGCTTTTTTCATTCTCGGCTGTTTGTTGCACTCCATCGCGATTTGACCGGTTTTGGGTACATACCCAAAATGGAAGCGACAGGAGAGTGAAATGTCTGCAAAATTGCCGAAGTACCGAAAGCATCAGAGCGGTCGTGCGAGAGTCACGATCAATGGACGTGATTATTATTTGGGTCCGTATGGAACCAAGGCAAGCCACCGTGAATACGACCGGGTGATCGCTGAGTATCTGGGGAGCGGCCGAAGCGGCACGTTTGGTATGGAACAAGAGTGCTACACGGTTGCAATGCTTCTTGCGGACTACGCGAGGCACGCAAGACGCTACTATGGGACCGATGAATCATCCGAGTTCCACCGCATCAAGCGAGCCGTCAAGCCGTTGAAGCATCTCTATGCCAAGGTTGCTGCTGATGAATTCGGTCCGAATCGCTTTAAGACGTGTCGCCAGCAGTTGATTGATGACGGGCTGTCGCGAAACGGGATCAACGCCCACATGAAACGAGTGGCCAGGATGTTCAAGTGGGCGGCGGCGGAGGGCAAGATTCCTGCCACCGTCTATCAAACTCTTCGGTTGATAGACTCTTTAAAGGCTGGGCGAACTGAGGCATACGAAACCGAACCGGTGCTGCCTGTATCGCAGGAAGTGATTAACGCAACGCTTCCGATGCTCTCGCAAATTGTCGCGGACATGGTAAGTGTCCAGCTTCTTGTCGGCTGCCGACCCGCAGAAATTTGCCGTCTCACTCCTGGTTGCATCGATCGCGAAGGAGAGGTCTGGATTGCAACGCTTACCGAGCACAAAACGAAGCATCATGGGCACTCTCGGCGACTCTTCATCGGCCCGCAGGCTCAAGGGATTCTGTTGCCCTACCTCGATCGCAATTGTGACGAAAAAATATTCCAGCCGATTGAGGCTGACCGGCTTAGACGAAAGCAGCAGTCAAAAAGTCGGATCACTCCGATTTCTTGCGGAAATCGACCAGGCAAGAGGTCAGGTGGGTTGAAAGGGAGTAAAGGTAAGAAGCGGCCCGGTAGTGAGTTTACAACTAACAGTTATCGGCGTGCGATTCACAATGCGTGCGACAATGCCTTTCCTGCTCCAGTGCCGTTGCGGCAGTTGCCAGGCGAGTCAGACGCGGCGAGGTGGCGCCGACTGACTGAAACGGAATGTTCTGAATTGAAGAAATGGCAAAGCAAGCACCGGTGGAGTCCGAACAGATTGCGGCACAGTCGAGGGACTGATATTCGCCGGGAGTATGGTCTCGAGGCTGCTCAGGTTGTCCTTGGGCATGCGAAAGCTGATGTCACTCAGGTCTATGCAGAGCGTGATATTGAGCTGGCTAAGAAAGTGGCCAAGGAATATGGCTGAGAGGATCGGTCTGCAGCATAAGTGATTCGTTGGCGTCCGCTAAGACTTATGGCGACTTTTTATTGCGCGTTGCTAAACTTGTAGCGGTGCTTCGAGCTTCGTGGCAAACGAGTCGTGCGTTTTGCCCAAAGTCCGTCTCCCAAAATTCATTGAGGTCTGATGATCACTGCTTCTGCTGGTATGCTGCGGTTGCTGGATGCGATTCGCGTCGCAACCGGGCTGGAAATCCGTTCCGAGACCGCACTCCGTTGGTGCCGTCAGGCAAACAAGCACGGTGTGAAGCTTGAAGCCTGGAAAATCGGAAACCGTGTCTATTCAACGGTAGAAGCAGTTCGACGATTCGTGGAGCAAAACACGTTGGCAATGAGCTCAAGTACTCCGGCTCCTCAAGTTAATCGCTCATCGGAAAGGCTGCACAACAAGGCAATGAAGGAGCTTGATGATCTAGGGTTTTGATTGCGATCGCAGGTGTTTTCCCAATGTCCAATGTCGGCACAGCTCAGGTGGTTCGGTTTGGGGCTCGTTTGCTGGATTGAAAAATCGAATGATCGGGACGAAGCCCTCTTCGAAGGCCCCATTGAGCATCCCCTGAACGATCGCAATGGCGTCGTTGGTTGCGGTGTCGGACCAGTTGGGATTGTCGCCGGTCCATTTGGTGATGTGGTGCTTCTTCAGTTGGCCC comes from the Roseimaritima multifibrata genome and includes:
- a CDS encoding sugar phosphate isomerase/epimerase family protein; the encoded protein is MTTDKKWPIGVFASVDAGLGVQWDVIRQLKVPTIQLHAPAPESRTAEVAERLRGQLAEMDVTLTAVFGGFDGESYADIPTVERTIGLVPEETRAARLAEMKEIADFAALLECPVVALHLGFVPQEMDDPRMPGIIEVTRDLCDHCAAQGQALHLETGQETADELLAFLAAVDRKNLHVNFDPANMILYGTGEPIPALKKLAPHVKSVHCKDGTWSDQPGKTWGAEVPLGEGDVDMALYVKTLDEIGYDGPLTIEREIPQEPERQIAEIGSAVELLRKLTS
- a CDS encoding competence/damage-inducible protein A translates to MIGEVIAIGDEMTTGARVDTNSAWLSQQLAAVGVRTFFQTTVADDIEAGVQAFRIAAQRADIVIATGGLGPTRDDLTREVLAMLMNQPLEFRPEVMEHIQTLFSRRGREMPERNRLQAMFPVGADVVPNPQGTAPGLDLTFPREGLPPSRIFALPGVPAEMKQMVQATVLPRLVASGLAGQRVMRQQVVKCFGVGESEMESRLGNMIARDRTPSVGITVSRATISLRITADATDDALALQQIMETRQQIYQLVPEFIFGEGEGCELQDAVSDALVHRAESLAVIEAGAAAPLAGWLAGKPGFRAGIYVPELNDLEKRKDEPQEEIFARIASENKVDWLLAVDAYPQLPETDQPLPAFPLRVLIWKAIPSSESKGELQVSELELGGHPDIVQDRIAKAALDILRKQLKRKTKDN
- a CDS encoding PAS domain-containing hybrid sensor histidine kinase/response regulator; this encodes MSSNDSEATPRSFSKSQVLEGLLESVDDLVWAATPDYRKLLYINPAAAEIYGVPLDEMKRSPKTLVDAIHEEDRALADQRMSQLAESGWATAEYRIVRPDGSVRWVRERLQMVMEATGQPHHIRGVAQDITSERSAAVALQNADAAYRALVDSLPISVTRKDCDGRIQFANERFCKGCSRTLEDLLGKTDFDLFPAHLAKKYRADDQLVLEAGQVYHSIEENTVDDNVTYVEVFKAPMRDRNGQIVGVQIMYWDVTEQKKSEAEAQYQKFLLDTLLQHVPDAIYFKDAHSRFIRLSDSMLGKLGVESTQQAIGKSDADFFSRPHAQEALSDERQVMATGEPVVGKLECETYEDKEETWCSSTKLPLRDLHGQVIGTFGISRDVTQQMKAEQELARERDLLRTIINLLPDLIFVKDRVGRFVIVNEAHRKLMGLETAEELVGKSDFDFMPLELVCNYVADDQQVMRTGQPMVGHEEVAQSHDGSEIWLLTSKVPLRDSEGEIIGLVGIGHDITEMKKAGQELLAAKDTADAANRAKSDFLANMSHEIRTPMNAIIGMTELLLDTDIDDSQREYLVMVQASGESLLSIINDILDFSKIEAGKLELDVSEFDLREGLGDTMKALALRAHAKELELAFRIDPNVPQKLVGDGGRLRQVIVNLVGNAVKFTQHGEVVVDVNAVERSDETVKLQVCVRDTGIGIPLEQQKRIFQEFEQADTSTTRRFGGTGLGLAISSRLIHIMGGDLWLESEPNVGSQFFFTVTLERASNGGAPYDDMVVVGGTQVLIVDDNKTNRQILCEMLKNWGMRPQAYERPEEGLEALQACHAEGKPFGLILSDVQMPDVDGFEFAQWVRNSEDVKHTPIIMLTSGGRNGDAERRSNLKIADRLMKPVKQSELFDSIVRVLGVTAPEKENARDENVSASGYDFGTLRVLLAEDNLVNQKLAVGVLKKNGHVVTVVNNGQEAIDQLEEGSYDLVLMDVQMPVLDGLSATREIRESEKHTGRHIPIIAMTAHALKGDREKCLESGMDEYIAKPIRVSVMMDKFQVVLGSANRTDDPNDGSESGEEQSSERPAEPVPSVAIAAVDEAKLAEPAASPTVQADSNVQSPEDDSHAMSIAEDAARLFPEEPVIDWVKATAIVGGDPDLLNEILAVYLKEKNSLLVTIDNSLLANDHDTLFRAAHTLKGASAAVGAAGAVEAAKRLELAARDGQTDGLKEMHDQLLVEVASVQREIERHQAAQDQK
- a CDS encoding 3-keto-disaccharide hydrolase, whose product is MVFVNRLLAALCLTAALLSPASAEPPIEEGFTPLFNGTDTKGWHGSEEWFRIEDQQIIAGSLDRPIPRNEFLRTDKEYKDFELRLQFQLTGEKANAGVQFRTEEIPDHHEVRGYQADLGPGWYGCLYDESRRRKVLAGPEADKRDKIIRANEWNDYRIRCEGNRIRLWINGEKTVDYKETDDTIPQTGIIAVQVHSGPPMEARYRNLRIKELK
- a CDS encoding site-specific integrase; amino-acid sequence: MSAKLPKYRKHQSGRARVTINGRDYYLGPYGTKASHREYDRVIAEYLGSGRSGTFGMEQECYTVAMLLADYARHARRYYGTDESSEFHRIKRAVKPLKHLYAKVAADEFGPNRFKTCRQQLIDDGLSRNGINAHMKRVARMFKWAAAEGKIPATVYQTLRLIDSLKAGRTEAYETEPVLPVSQEVINATLPMLSQIVADMVSVQLLVGCRPAEICRLTPGCIDREGEVWIATLTEHKTKHHGHSRRLFIGPQAQGILLPYLDRNCDEKIFQPIEADRLRRKQQSKSRITPISCGNRPGKRSGGLKGSKGKKRPGSEFTTNSYRRAIHNACDNAFPAPVPLRQLPGESDAARWRRLTETECSELKKWQSKHRWSPNRLRHSRGTDIRREYGLEAAQVVLGHAKADVTQVYAERDIELAKKVAKEYG
- a CDS encoding DUF1580 domain-containing protein, with the protein product MITASAGMLRLLDAIRVATGLEIRSETALRWCRQANKHGVKLEAWKIGNRVYSTVEAVRRFVEQNTLAMSSSTPAPQVNRSSERLHNKAMKELDDLGF